The following is a genomic window from Bradysia coprophila strain Holo2 chromosome IV unlocalized genomic scaffold, BU_Bcop_v1 contig_5, whole genome shotgun sequence.
TCAAAGAACGGAGCTTTAGAGTTAAGTTGGGAGACCAGCTGTCTGACTCAGTATCTGTGAATGATGGGGTTCCACAAGGATCTATATTAGGTCCTTTACTCTTTATTATATTTATGATAGACCTCCCGACGCATATGAACACAACTCTAACAGTCTTTGCAGACGATACGAGCATTTTCTCAACTCGATTGTCGCATAGTAGAGCAAGATCAAATGTACAAAGCCACCTCGATAAGTTGCATAGATATTACCAAACCTGGAAAATTAAAGTGAATGTGCAAAAATCGGAAGCACTCTTCATTCAGAGATCAAACCGTTCGCGTATTGTCCGTGAAAACTCGTGTGCTATTTTAATGAATGGCACAAAAATCCCATTCAAGAACAGCGTCCGTTTTCTGGGTTATTATGTTCAATCGAACCTCAAGCATAACGAACATGTGAACAGAATGTTACTCAAGGTAAACACTGGGCTGCATAAACTGTATCCTATCATGAAAGCGAATAATGGCATTTCACAAGATGTGAAGGTTAAAATCTATGTGACTATACTTAGACCGGTTCTCACCTATGCTGTGGCGGTTTGGCATACCTTACCAAAGTACTTAATTAAAAGGCTGAAGGTTTTTGAGAATAAATGCCTTCGTATGGCAATAAACTTCAGAAGGTCAAGAAcgaattataaatttatatctACTGAGGAACTGCACAGAATTGCGAAAGTACCAAGACTCAACGTGTACTTATACAAATTGGCTAAAAATGTGCTTAGCAAGACCTATTTACATGATAACACTGTTATCAGtaaatttggtaatttttcaaacgaaagaATCGCTAACTGTATTTACAAACCCCCTCACTCGCTGATAAGAGGCCTTGACTCTAAGCTGTTGTCTTTAGACACACGCGcatcttgaaattttatttcccattgacaataataattattgaaaattaagaatttattGGTTTCTTTCTACTTTGATTTGTTAACAACAGATTAGTTGTATCTCTAGGTTAAGTAATCCCCCCtccccttcaaaaaaataagaatattgattgtttttatATACTTTTTTCAATCTATAAGGTGATATGcctattgaaatttcattttacagaaaaaattttactcTCTGAATTATCGAGTCCAAACACGaatcaaaatgtagaaatctcgaacataaatttgaaaaagtctggatgactgtaaatttattttaacctcaaatatttatgtaaaaactaATTGTGTActtaatttgattgaataaactaaatatacaaaaaaaaacttgcaatTACTTTTATGTGACGATCTGTGATATTCGACTCTATTCTGCTCTATTctgttaatttaattaatttatttgttaactAAACGTACTCTATCGACGATCATTTATGATTCCTTAAACTATATACCCATTTTGTCATTtacttgtatttttgtcaactcaatAGTCCATATAcccatttttgccatttccttgtatttttgtcaactcagtaGTCCCATATAcccatttttgccatttccttgtatttttgtcatctCAATAGTCCCAAATACTCATTTTTGCCGtttttgtcaactcaacaGTCCATATACCAATTTTTGTCAGCTCAATAGTCCCATATACcaatttttgccatttccttgtatttttgtcaactcaacaGTCCATATAcccatttttaccatttctttgtatttttgctttgattatttcaattttgataaaacacATGGTATGACCAAATGATACAAGCCGATGCACATACGGATTTTGCTTGCTTttgaggcaccggtacttagccaaaattgtagcctacatttgtttgcatcatctttcatttttaatgatatctttacatcagaatcctttttcaaaaatgtacgaccgcaattccgacgacgaagttagctttaaataaaaattagttttgcttctaatcgtttgaccagctctgagaaaagtgagcagtttaacgaaattttcattcactgctacaaccaaatatattttctgttgaaagctaccacattcgtggtcggagttgctgtcgtacatttttcaaaaaggattctgatggaaagatatcatcaaaagtaaactaaaatacagtataaaaatcgccctaatgtatgcttttcagcaaagcaccgattaaggtaaatatatagttaagagggcagactaggtgtgaagtaggctatatattgaaaaattggttttaaaattaatgtagaccatttaatgaaaatctgttccagcaattagatgagcaatatgtttatctatctctaaaaaatgaaaaacgatttacaataagcaacagttggaagaaaaccgatttccaaaatatgaacgtcgcttaaagttaggctatgcaatatttttttcattgaaggagccgaggaatacctccaattaattttctaaaaatttaaagtttaacttttgaattttagaaaatatttggaggtattTTTCGGCACCTTTACTACTTTCCAGCGTACCTTAAGTGCCTGCTTGAGCATTAATGTGATTAATAAGCTAAAGAATAAATCTTTGCAATATCATTTGAAAGTGGTAGCTAAATACGCATTCAACAGAAGTTATAGCATTGGGACGCTACACAGTTGTTTACCTCagtttatatttgaaaatatagtaaaatcattgaatgaattaaacaaaatctcGATCGCTTAGCTCgcgttttaaaataaatgcgTTGACTTCACTGAAGGTGTTCCAGTTAGTGTTAGTTTTGTCAACAGGAGCGtcgaatcaaaaaaaaaatctcgatcGCTTCGAAAACAGTAACACTTTGGTAAAACAaagtaataataatttatcatcaaaattacTTCAAAAATTAGTGCCCCTAAAACAGAGAAAATAGTGCCTTAATCATGAATTGGCTCTGCGCggaaatttggtgagtgaatgtgaccgTTGAATGTGAAAAAAGCTGCTACTATCAAAATACTCGGAATTGTTTTTATTCCATGTCgattttactgtttttttcaaataatttcagCCCCAATTTGATAACCCAAAGGTTAGAATAATGGGTTATCAGTCGGTAAATGTAAATGTTGCACATTGTGGTTGCCCGAAACAGTATatgtcacaaataaatttataaaagttaGTTTTTCATTGCGAAAAATAATCTTGTCCCCCATCAGCGTTATTTTGCGCTGGTGGTTGAAATAAGTTCCAAATAGGGGAAAAAACCAACTATATTTCAATATCCTCACCATCACTTTACATTGTGTACCATTCGgcttaacattttcatttgtatattcaaaaaaaacaaaattttgatttaattattgGTCAAAGCGCACACCATGACAGCGACCGTAAATTCTGCAAGTTTTGTTGCAGCTTTCTCCGTTTCTGCATCTCTGGTTTCCTTTGGAAATTCAACGTATTGCAAAACTCTCATAACAATTCCCGTATTGAAAACGTCATTTCCTTGGTAGCTGTCCATAACGCAATTGactgaattttccatttttgctTTTGCTTTCTGGCGTACATCGTGCTCTTGTCTACGTCGTTCTTTCCTAATAATAGCTTCGCAGTCAATATTTGTAGTTGCAATGTTATTCGGATTCAGGTTAACGTTTTTCAATGATAACAGATCGTTGTCGGCTGCATATTTTGCGAAGCAATAGTTGTGTTCTAAAGCGGACAAAGTCTCATTTTTGATTCCAAATTGTTCATTAAAAACTTCGATGAATTTATCCTCATTTGTGTCACATTGTCGggcaattttcgttaaatctTGTCTTAATTCGTTTCTGGTTTCGTTTATTTGAATGTTCTGTTCGTTTTCACTTAACTGGCTCTCTTCAATGAGGTTCAGCTTAATAACTAAATCCAAAGTTCCTCCATTTTTCAGTTCTCTTTTCAAACACTCCGTACCGTTTTTAATGCGATTTTCTATAAGAACTTCAAAAAATCGCGT
Proteins encoded in this region:
- the LOC119071944 gene encoding uncharacterized protein LOC119071944, producing the protein MKFKLYCVVIVLAISCLNATANVDDDETNGCLERYLMQKGKLPSHYPARQPSSIVVCRLTTTVYVSFLTRFFEVLIENRIKNGTECLKRELKNGGTLDLVIKLNLIEESQLSENEQNIQINETRNELRQDLTKIARQCDTNEDKFIEVFNEQFGIKNETLSALEHNYCFAKYAADNDLLSLKNVNLNPNNIATTNIDCEAIIRKERRRQEHDVRQKAKAKMENSVNCVMDSYQGNDVFNTGIVMRVLQYVEFPKETRDAETEKAATKLAEFTVAVMVCALTNN